From a region of the Triticum aestivum cultivar Chinese Spring chromosome 7D, IWGSC CS RefSeq v2.1, whole genome shotgun sequence genome:
- the LOC123169822 gene encoding uncharacterized protein: protein MVRCHLNDELTVVRPLSKLLYLRVGHCKITKIVLNAMKLKTFMFYGRLYPVDLGDVADLKHAVLDLYTPMTLEHALSVLSKVLPSVQDLTLRASFELKMPLWMKTPCKFSNLKCLDLRLNLNDKEDGNILSLASFLSVSPFVEKLAIYFHVFGFPHRVSEPIKSVPRCPHNHLKNLHITGFSGTTTQLEFLVHVVESAHALEILTIKGSDIVGRRVDRK from the exons ATGGTTCGATGCCACTTGAATGACGAGCTGACAGTGGTTCGTCCATTGTCAAAGTTATTATACTTGCGTGTTGGGCACTGTAAGATAACAAAGATAGTACTAAATGCGATGAAACTCAAAACATTCATGTTCTATGGGCGGTTGTATCCTGTTGACCTTGGGGATGTTGCAGACCTAAAACATGCAGTTCTTGATTTATATACCCCAATGACTCTTGAACATGCATTGTCTGTACTTTCCAAAGTGCTTCCAAGTGTTCAAGATCTGACATTGCGCGCATCTTTTGAACTCAAG ATGCCCTTGTGGATGAAAACCCCTTGCAAGTTCTCCAACTTAAAATGTTTAGATTTGAGGTTGAATTTAAATGACAAAGAAGATGGCAATATTTtgtctttggcctcttttttgagCGTTTCTCCTTTCGTTGAAAAGTTAGCGATTTAT TTTCATGTTTTTGGTTTCCCACATCGTGTTTCCGAGCCAATTAAGAGTGTTCCCCGGTGTCCACATAATCATCTAAAGAACCTACATATTACAGGATTTTCTGGAACAACAACACAACTTGAATTTCTAGTGCATGTTGTTGAAAGTGCCCATGCCCTGGAGATTTTGACGATTAAAGGATCTGACATAGTTGGCCGTCGTGTGGACCGTAAATGA